From one Gemmobacter sp. genomic stretch:
- a CDS encoding FAD-dependent oxidoreductase, translated as MTARDCDLLVIGSGAAGLAAAVTAARLGLRVVLAEKDAVLGGTTAWSGGWIWVPGNPVARRAGITEPDGAPEAYLRAVLGETFDAPRVQAFLRHAPQMVAFLEQAGLEFEGGLHIPDTYSHQPGAGMGGRSVIAAPYDGRRLGRLIGLLRRPLAETSFMGMTIQAGADLRAFMTMTRSPRAFAHVARRFGRHLWDLARHGRGMQLRNGNALVARLMRLAADAGVELLVNAPAVRLVQQEGRVTGAVLASPGGEVTVQARRGVVLATGGFPHDAARRAAQFPANDHHATLAVPGATGDGLRLAEAVGGVQARDLASPGAWCPVSQVTWRDGRQGVFPHIIERGKPGIIAVRRDGRRFCNEGLGYHDYVLALLAATPAGEVPESWLICTRDFQRRYGLGISRPFPVPVGHWLRSGYIRSGRTPAELARACGIDPAGLEQTLADWNTGAARGADPAFGRGTTPYMRLQGDPSHGPNPCVAPIDRGPFHAVRVIPGSFGTFAGLTTDADARVLDAGGAPIPGLYAAGTDMASVMGGHYPAGGINLGPALTFGHIAARHAAGNIRPES; from the coding sequence ATGACCGCGCGCGACTGTGACCTGCTGGTGATCGGATCGGGTGCGGCGGGGCTGGCGGCGGCGGTCACGGCGGCGCGGCTGGGGCTGCGGGTGGTGCTGGCGGAAAAGGATGCCGTGCTGGGCGGCACCACCGCCTGGTCGGGCGGCTGGATCTGGGTGCCCGGCAACCCGGTGGCGCGCCGCGCGGGCATCACGGAACCCGACGGCGCCCCCGAAGCCTATCTGCGCGCGGTTCTGGGCGAGACGTTCGATGCCCCCCGGGTGCAGGCGTTCCTGCGCCACGCCCCGCAGATGGTGGCGTTTCTGGAACAGGCGGGGCTGGAGTTCGAAGGCGGGTTGCACATTCCCGATACCTACAGCCACCAGCCCGGCGCCGGCATGGGCGGCCGCTCGGTGATTGCCGCGCCTTATGACGGGCGGCGGCTGGGGCGGCTGATCGGGCTGTTGCGGCGGCCGCTGGCGGAAACCAGCTTCATGGGCATGACGATTCAGGCCGGTGCCGACCTGCGCGCCTTCATGACCATGACGCGCAGCCCGCGCGCCTTTGCCCATGTCGCCCGCCGCTTTGGCCGCCACCTGTGGGATCTGGCCCGCCATGGCCGGGGCATGCAGCTGCGCAACGGCAATGCGCTGGTGGCGCGGCTGATGCGGCTGGCGGCGGATGCGGGGGTGGAATTGCTGGTCAATGCCCCGGCGGTGCGGCTGGTGCAGCAAGAGGGCCGCGTCACCGGCGCTGTGCTGGCCTCCCCGGGCGGCGAGGTCACGGTGCAGGCCCGGCGCGGCGTGGTGCTGGCGACCGGAGGTTTTCCCCATGATGCCGCCCGCCGTGCCGCGCAGTTCCCGGCCAACGATCATCACGCCACGCTGGCCGTGCCCGGTGCCACCGGCGACGGGCTGCGGCTGGCCGAGGCGGTGGGGGGCGTGCAGGCGCGAGATCTCGCCAGCCCCGGCGCCTGGTGCCCGGTATCGCAGGTGACATGGCGCGATGGCCGGCAGGGGGTGTTCCCCCATATCATCGAACGCGGCAAGCCCGGCATCATCGCCGTGCGCCGCGATGGCCGGCGCTTTTGCAACGAGGGGCTGGGCTATCACGATTATGTCCTGGCCCTGCTGGCCGCCACCCCGGCGGGCGAGGTGCCGGAAAGCTGGCTGATCTGCACCCGCGATTTCCAGCGCCGTTACGGGCTTGGCATCTCGCGCCCGTTTCCGGTGCCGGTGGGGCACTGGCTGCGGTCGGGCTATATCCGGTCCGGCCGCACCCCCGCCGAACTGGCCCGCGCCTGCGGGATCGACCCGGCGGGGCTGGAACAGACATTGGCCGACTGGAACACAGGTGCCGCGCGGGGCGCGGATCCGGCCTTTGGCCGGGGAACCACGCCCTACATGCGGTTGCAGGGCGATCCCTCGCACGGGCCGAACCCCTGCGTGGCGCCCATCGACCGGGGGCCGTTCCATGCCGTGCGCGTCATCCCCGGCAGCTTTGGCACCTTTGCCGGGCTGACGACCGATGCCGACGCCCGCGTGCTGGATGCGGGCGGCGCGCCGATCCCCGGCCTGTATGCCGCCGGCACCGACATGGCCAGCGTCATGGGCGGGCATTATCCGGCGGGGGGCATCAACTTGGGCCCTGCGCTGACCTTTGGCCATATCGCCGCGCGGCATGCAGCGGGCAACATCCGACCGGAGTCCTGA